The following proteins come from a genomic window of Macadamia integrifolia cultivar HAES 741 chromosome 14, SCU_Mint_v3, whole genome shotgun sequence:
- the LOC122061974 gene encoding probable glucan endo-1,3-beta-glucosidase BG4 isoform X1 → MNRRIASFIFFTLIATTCQAAPTRNGMNIGVCYGLLGNDLPPAPQVVSLYKRCGIQKMRLYNPNHEALEALRGSQIQVTLGVPNEEIPNLANSQEAAQSWFTTNVEPYIQDIEFSCITVGNEAFPGQFGPSIGPAMHNLKNVLNEHNLHGIQVTTVIYTAVLANSYPPSAAVFTAEAASSMPNILQFLSDNGAPIMLNVYPYFAYAGDPTNVRLDYALFSATGPVVQDGALSYSNIFDAMVDAFIWAMEKMGFPNVAVAISESGWPSAGNGDFTTPDLAGTYNRNFMNHIIKSSGTPKRPNTHMDAHIYAMFNENQKPNGTEQHFGLFYPNMQPVYLIFP, encoded by the exons ATGAACCGAAGGATTGCATCGTTCATTTTTTTCACCCTTATAGCAACAACTTGCCAAGCTGCTCCTACAC GAAACGGGATGAACATAGGGGTATGCTATGGGTTGCTAGGGAATGATCTTCCACCTGCACCCCAAGTGGTGAGCCTTTATAAGAGATGTGGAATCCAAAAGATGAGACTATACAACCCAAATCATGAAGCCCTGGAAGCATTGAGAGGTTCTCAAATACAAGTCACCTTAGGTGTACCAAATGAAGAAATTCCCAACCTTGCCAACAGCCAAGAAGCTGCTCAATCCTGGTTCACAACAAACGTTGAACCCTACATTCAAGACATTGAATTTTCTTGTATTACTGTTGGCAATGAGGCTTTCCCAGGCCAGTTTGGCCCTTCCATAGGTCCAGCCATGCACAACCTCAAAAATGTTCTAAATGAACATAACTTACATGGCATTCAGGTCACCACCGTCATCTACACTGCCGTACTCGCCAACTCGTACCCACCCTCAGCCGCTGTCTTCACCGCTGAAGCGGCCTCCAGCATGCCCAACATTCTACAATTCCTATCTGACAATGGTGCACCCATCATGCTCAATGTGTACCCTTACTTCGCCTATGCAGGTGACCCAACAAATGTCCGCTTAGATTATGCATTGTTCAGTGCTACGGGTCCCGTGGTCCAAGATGGAGCTTTGAGTTATTCCAATATATTTGATGCCATGGTGGATGCTTTCATTTGGGCTATGGAGAAAATGGGATTCCCGAACGTCGCCGTCGCTATTTCTGAGAGTGGTTGGCCATCGGCAGGGAACGGGGACTTTACGACACCGGATCTGGCTGGAACTTACAATAGGAATTTCATGAATCATATCATCAAGTCGAGTGGAACACCAAAGAGGCCTAACACACATATGGATGCACATATATATGCAATGTTCAATGAGAACCAAAAACCGAATGGTACAGAGCAACATTTTGGCCTTTTCTATCCCAACATGCAGCCGGTCTATCTCATTTTTCCGTAG
- the LOC122061974 gene encoding probable glucan endo-1,3-beta-glucosidase BG4 isoform X2 — MNIGVCYGLLGNDLPPAPQVVSLYKRCGIQKMRLYNPNHEALEALRGSQIQVTLGVPNEEIPNLANSQEAAQSWFTTNVEPYIQDIEFSCITVGNEAFPGQFGPSIGPAMHNLKNVLNEHNLHGIQVTTVIYTAVLANSYPPSAAVFTAEAASSMPNILQFLSDNGAPIMLNVYPYFAYAGDPTNVRLDYALFSATGPVVQDGALSYSNIFDAMVDAFIWAMEKMGFPNVAVAISESGWPSAGNGDFTTPDLAGTYNRNFMNHIIKSSGTPKRPNTHMDAHIYAMFNENQKPNGTEQHFGLFYPNMQPVYLIFP; from the coding sequence ATGAACATAGGGGTATGCTATGGGTTGCTAGGGAATGATCTTCCACCTGCACCCCAAGTGGTGAGCCTTTATAAGAGATGTGGAATCCAAAAGATGAGACTATACAACCCAAATCATGAAGCCCTGGAAGCATTGAGAGGTTCTCAAATACAAGTCACCTTAGGTGTACCAAATGAAGAAATTCCCAACCTTGCCAACAGCCAAGAAGCTGCTCAATCCTGGTTCACAACAAACGTTGAACCCTACATTCAAGACATTGAATTTTCTTGTATTACTGTTGGCAATGAGGCTTTCCCAGGCCAGTTTGGCCCTTCCATAGGTCCAGCCATGCACAACCTCAAAAATGTTCTAAATGAACATAACTTACATGGCATTCAGGTCACCACCGTCATCTACACTGCCGTACTCGCCAACTCGTACCCACCCTCAGCCGCTGTCTTCACCGCTGAAGCGGCCTCCAGCATGCCCAACATTCTACAATTCCTATCTGACAATGGTGCACCCATCATGCTCAATGTGTACCCTTACTTCGCCTATGCAGGTGACCCAACAAATGTCCGCTTAGATTATGCATTGTTCAGTGCTACGGGTCCCGTGGTCCAAGATGGAGCTTTGAGTTATTCCAATATATTTGATGCCATGGTGGATGCTTTCATTTGGGCTATGGAGAAAATGGGATTCCCGAACGTCGCCGTCGCTATTTCTGAGAGTGGTTGGCCATCGGCAGGGAACGGGGACTTTACGACACCGGATCTGGCTGGAACTTACAATAGGAATTTCATGAATCATATCATCAAGTCGAGTGGAACACCAAAGAGGCCTAACACACATATGGATGCACATATATATGCAATGTTCAATGAGAACCAAAAACCGAATGGTACAGAGCAACATTTTGGCCTTTTCTATCCCAACATGCAGCCGGTCTATCTCATTTTTCCGTAG